The Streptomyces seoulensis genome contains a region encoding:
- a CDS encoding cytochrome c biogenesis CcdA family protein, which translates to MSALLTLAAVTSRNETVLNGALLLALPVAVLGGLVSFFSPCVLPLVPGYLSYVTGVTGTDLADARRGRMATGAILFVLGFTVVFVSGGALFGYFGQTLQGYKDVLTNVLGVLMILLGVFFMGLMPWLTQREFRFHKRPATGLVGAPVLGALFGIGWTPCIGPTLASVVALSSQQASAGRGAILTVAYCLGLGVPFVLTAIAFRKALGAFGWVKRHYVWVMRAGGTMMIVTGVLLLTGAWDHLVQEMQTWSDGFSVGI; encoded by the coding sequence GTGAGCGCCCTGCTGACGCTCGCCGCCGTGACGAGCCGCAACGAGACCGTGCTCAACGGCGCCCTGCTGCTCGCCCTGCCCGTCGCGGTGCTCGGCGGACTCGTCTCCTTCTTCTCGCCCTGCGTGCTCCCGCTGGTCCCCGGCTACCTCTCCTACGTGACCGGCGTCACCGGCACCGACCTGGCGGATGCCCGGCGCGGCCGGATGGCCACCGGCGCCATCCTGTTCGTGCTCGGCTTCACCGTGGTCTTCGTCTCCGGCGGCGCCCTGTTCGGCTACTTCGGGCAGACCCTCCAGGGCTACAAGGACGTCCTGACGAACGTGCTCGGCGTCCTGATGATCCTGCTCGGCGTCTTCTTCATGGGCCTGATGCCCTGGCTGACCCAGCGCGAGTTCCGCTTCCACAAGCGTCCGGCCACCGGGCTGGTGGGCGCGCCCGTGCTCGGCGCCCTGTTCGGGATCGGCTGGACGCCCTGCATCGGCCCGACCCTCGCCTCCGTCGTCGCGCTCTCCTCCCAGCAGGCGAGCGCGGGCCGGGGCGCGATACTGACCGTCGCGTACTGCCTCGGGCTCGGCGTGCCCTTCGTGCTCACCGCGATCGCCTTCCGTAAGGCGCTCGGTGCCTTCGGCTGGGTCAAACGCCACTATGTCTGGGTGATGCGGGCCGGCGGCACGATGATGATCGTGACCGGCGTGCTGCTGCTGACCGGCGCCTGGGACCACCTGGTGCAGGAGATGCAGACCTGGTCCGACGGCTTCTCTGTGGGGATCTGA
- a CDS encoding TlpA family protein disulfide reductase, whose translation MSTRSRAALLGAVAAAAALTLSACGSGGTSGGGGDTNFVTGHNGIDTASRGDRAQAPDLSGRTIDGKTLDVADYKGKVVVLNVWGSWCGPCREEAKYFSKVSKAYADKGVQFVGINTRDTSTTPALAFEKANGISYPSLYDPTGKLMLRFEKGTLNPQLIPSTLILDRDGKVAARALEALDDTALLKMLQPVLAEK comes from the coding sequence ATGAGTACCCGTAGCCGCGCCGCCCTGCTCGGTGCCGTGGCCGCCGCCGCGGCCCTGACCCTGTCCGCGTGCGGCAGCGGCGGGACCTCCGGCGGTGGCGGCGACACCAACTTCGTCACCGGCCACAACGGCATCGACACCGCGTCCAGGGGTGACCGCGCCCAGGCCCCCGACCTGTCCGGCCGGACCATCGACGGCAAGACCCTCGATGTCGCCGACTACAAGGGCAAGGTCGTCGTCCTCAACGTCTGGGGCTCCTGGTGCGGGCCGTGCCGGGAGGAGGCCAAGTACTTCTCCAAGGTCTCCAAGGCGTACGCGGACAAGGGCGTGCAGTTCGTCGGGATCAACACCCGCGACACCAGCACCACCCCCGCGCTCGCCTTCGAGAAGGCCAACGGGATCTCGTACCCGAGCCTGTACGACCCGACCGGCAAGCTGATGCTCCGCTTCGAGAAGGGGACGCTCAACCCGCAGCTCATCCCCTCCACGCTGATCCTCGACCGGGACGGCAAGGTGGCCGCGCGGGCGCTGGAGGCGCTCGACGACACGGCCCTGCTGAAGATGCTCCAGCCGGTCCTCGCGGAGAAGTGA